The following are encoded in a window of Peromyscus maniculatus bairdii isolate BWxNUB_F1_BW_parent chromosome X, HU_Pman_BW_mat_3.1, whole genome shotgun sequence genomic DNA:
- the LOC102918306 gene encoding doublesex- and mab-3-related transcription factor C1 isoform X2, whose protein sequence is MATAPKSHMHAKKLTVEEGVCTGKNTVHQLQAQVDTATQEESSQGPVLLSQLPEPTSVPYTPETLGQQLTVSLSGEPHGPSAMPSMCPSLILQPCATADTMLLQPQSPSASNQASVSATLEWQEMLEAAEALLALKNSSLTRHQPCGMPGPAGERGRQLASPSVPPRPANSGSLPSGHLDCMSLLT, encoded by the exons ATGGCCACGGCCCCTAAATCGCACATGCATGCCAAGAAATTGACTGTGGAAGAAGGAGTTTGCA CTGGAAAGAACACTGTACATCAGCTCCAGGCCCAGGTTGACACAGCAACCCAGGAG GAAAGTTCTCAAGGGCCtgtgctgctgagtcagctcCCAGAACCAACATCTGTGCCGTATACTCCAGAGACCCTGGGGCAACAACTGACGGTTTCCCTTTCTGGGGAGCCCCATGGGCCCTCTGCCATGCCAAGCAT gTGCCCAAGCCTGATTCTTCAGCCCTGTGCCACTGCTGACACTATGCTACTGCAGCCACAG AGCCCCAGTGCCTCCAACCAGGCTTCGGTTTCTGCTACCTTGGAGTGGCAGGAGATGCTGGAGGCTGCTGAAGCTCTGCTGGCTCTGAAGAATTCTTCGCTGACACGTCACCAGCCCTGTGGCATGCCAG GTCCTGCTGGAGAGAGGGGACGGCAGCTGGCCAGCCCCTCTGTGCCACCCAGGCCTGCCAACTCTGGTTCGCTGCCTTCTGGACATCTCGATTGCATGTCCCTCTTGACCTAA
- the LOC102918306 gene encoding doublesex- and mab-3-related transcription factor C1 isoform X1, translating into MALSPIASSLVPPCFSSVPGAQPVDTFLVCGLRPNSRPSELSLFLPLLFIFTLASSAARTQVVLAELKMQRPSVIRELRKALSVVSAPKKKQGIPIKKRLLRRQRRIMATAPKSHMHAKKLTVEEGVCTGKNTVHQLQAQVDTATQEESSQGPVLLSQLPEPTSVPYTPETLGQQLTVSLSGEPHGPSAMPSMCPSLILQPCATADTMLLQPQSPSASNQASVSATLEWQEMLEAAEALLALKNSSLTRHQPCGMPGPAGERGRQLASPSVPPRPANSGSLPSGHLDCMSLLT; encoded by the exons ATGGCCCTAAGCCCTATTGCTTCTTCCTTGGTTCCTCCCTGCTTCAGTTCAGTACCTGGTGCTCAACCAGTGGATACATTTCTGGTGTGTGGCCTGCGTCCCAACTCCCGCCCCTCAGaactctctttgtttcttcctttgctttttatcttCACTCTGGCCAGCTCAGCAGCCCGAACGCAAGTTGTGCTGGCTGAACTGAAAATGCAGAGGCCTTCGGTTATACG GGAACTACGTAAGGCCTTGTCTGTTGTGAGTGCCCCCAAGAAGAAGCAGGGTATACCGATAAAGAAACGCCTGCTTCGGAGACAGAGAAGGATTATGGCCACGGCCCCTAAATCGCACATGCATGCCAAGAAATTGACTGTGGAAGAAGGAGTTTGCA CTGGAAAGAACACTGTACATCAGCTCCAGGCCCAGGTTGACACAGCAACCCAGGAG GAAAGTTCTCAAGGGCCtgtgctgctgagtcagctcCCAGAACCAACATCTGTGCCGTATACTCCAGAGACCCTGGGGCAACAACTGACGGTTTCCCTTTCTGGGGAGCCCCATGGGCCCTCTGCCATGCCAAGCAT gTGCCCAAGCCTGATTCTTCAGCCCTGTGCCACTGCTGACACTATGCTACTGCAGCCACAG AGCCCCAGTGCCTCCAACCAGGCTTCGGTTTCTGCTACCTTGGAGTGGCAGGAGATGCTGGAGGCTGCTGAAGCTCTGCTGGCTCTGAAGAATTCTTCGCTGACACGTCACCAGCCCTGTGGCATGCCAG GTCCTGCTGGAGAGAGGGGACGGCAGCTGGCCAGCCCCTCTGTGCCACCCAGGCCTGCCAACTCTGGTTCGCTGCCTTCTGGACATCTCGATTGCATGTCCCTCTTGACCTAA